A single genomic interval of Ruminococcus sp. NK3A76 harbors:
- a CDS encoding homoserine dehydrogenase: protein MAKGNVAVIGYGVVGSGTVELFEKNLDSIQKKIGRECDIKYILDLRDFPDSPYADRMVKDFETILGDPDIEVVAEVVGGKTFAYDYTKRLLEAGKSVVTSNKELVACKGAELLKIAKEHECNYLFEASVGGGIPIIRPLNKCLAGNDILNVCGILNGTTNFILTKMIREQMPFEEALKLAQQNGYAEADPTADIEGIDAQRKICILGSLVYGRHIYPEMVHHSGISGITLDDVEYAENAGYGIKLIGSVKKLDNGKLAVIVCPRLVPKTNLLSNVDDVYNAIAVTGDGVGDVLFYGRGAGKLPTASAVVGDIIDCLKHQHTVLKLTWEDSENSDFIEPYKQVETSMYVRIKAADAESLKPALSEMFGSLIYLERASRPSDELAFITPAMKEADIDANLTILSHSAEIASKIRLL from the coding sequence ATGGCAAAGGGAAATGTAGCGGTAATAGGATACGGTGTGGTCGGCTCGGGTACGGTAGAGCTTTTTGAGAAGAATCTCGACTCGATACAGAAAAAGATAGGCAGAGAGTGCGATATAAAATATATCCTCGACCTGCGTGACTTCCCCGATTCACCCTATGCTGACAGAATGGTGAAGGATTTTGAGACTATACTGGGCGACCCCGACATCGAGGTAGTAGCTGAGGTAGTAGGCGGAAAGACCTTTGCTTATGACTATACAAAGAGACTTTTAGAGGCAGGAAAAAGCGTTGTCACATCTAACAAGGAGCTCGTTGCCTGCAAGGGCGCAGAGCTTCTGAAGATAGCTAAGGAGCATGAGTGCAACTACCTCTTTGAAGCATCTGTAGGCGGCGGTATACCGATAATCAGACCTCTCAACAAGTGCCTCGCAGGTAACGATATCCTCAATGTCTGCGGTATCCTGAACGGCACTACAAACTTCATACTCACAAAGATGATAAGAGAGCAGATGCCCTTTGAGGAGGCTCTTAAGCTCGCTCAGCAGAACGGCTATGCCGAGGCTGACCCGACAGCAGACATCGAGGGCATAGACGCTCAGAGAAAGATCTGCATATTGGGCTCGCTCGTTTACGGCAGACATATATATCCCGAAATGGTGCATCATTCAGGTATCTCCGGCATCACACTCGACGATGTTGAGTACGCTGAGAACGCAGGCTACGGCATCAAGCTCATAGGCTCTGTAAAGAAGCTCGACAACGGCAAGCTCGCAGTTATCGTATGCCCGAGACTTGTTCCCAAGACAAACCTGCTTTCAAACGTTGACGATGTTTACAACGCTATCGCAGTTACAGGCGACGGCGTAGGCGACGTGCTGTTCTACGGCAGAGGTGCCGGCAAGCTGCCGACTGCTTCGGCTGTTGTAGGCGATATAATCGACTGCTTAAAGCACCAGCACACAGTCTTGAAGCTCACATGGGAGGACAGCGAGAACTCAGACTTCATCGAGCCCTACAAGCAGGTAGAGACTTCGATGTATGTAAGGATAAAGGCTGCTGACGCCGAGAGCTTAAAGCCTGCACTTTCCGAGATGTTCGGTTCTCTTATATATCTTGAAAGAGCTTCCCGCCCGAGCGACGAGCTTGCATTCATAACACCTGCTATGAAGGAAGCTGACATCGACGCTAACCTCACTATCCTCTCCCACTCGGCAGAGATAGCAAGCAAGATAAGACTTTTATAA
- a CDS encoding ACT domain-containing protein, whose amino-acid sequence MAAKDGGGRLVVVSTEVLPDIVLKVLEAKSMRARGEAGSSAEACRAVGISRSAYYKYKDCVWGYEEQLTNSIISLYLVLRDEKGVLSSIIKGLYELGMNILTINQNIPVDSVASVTVSCRFEKGTVEAGALKAALKDIDGVVDVKIISGE is encoded by the coding sequence ATGGCGGCAAAAGACGGCGGCGGAAGGCTTGTTGTGGTAAGCACAGAGGTCCTGCCCGATATAGTGCTCAAAGTGCTCGAAGCAAAGAGCATGAGGGCAAGAGGCGAAGCAGGCTCGTCCGCTGAGGCGTGCAGGGCTGTGGGCATTTCAAGAAGCGCATATTATAAATATAAGGATTGCGTGTGGGGCTATGAGGAGCAGCTGACAAACTCGATAATCTCTCTCTACCTTGTGCTGAGAGACGAGAAGGGCGTGCTGTCATCTATCATCAAGGGGCTCTACGAGCTTGGGATGAACATACTCACGATAAATCAGAATATCCCGGTCGATTCGGTTGCTTCGGTGACGGTGTCGTGCAGATTTGAAAAGGGCACTGTAGAAGCAGGCGCTCTCAAAGCGGCGCTCAAAGACATCGACGGTGTGGTAGACGTGAAAATAATATCAGGAGAATAG
- a CDS encoding V-type ATPase subunit produces the protein MGFDATVAKIRTVFGSALTEADYHEMTNRATIAELCDYLKGLERFHGLLTDVEPSTVHRGYLEQLIRKESFMTYQRLLRFQQLGRLEFFRFYTKKAETVQIISFLHMYEAGMNEEYLASVPGYITEYSRVDLLALAGCHSFDEILKVLRKTEYYKPLKRIMPSDGSEPELAKAERALRVHYYNSILESAKKELSEGEYKEIERLVGTDADLINYTNAHRMKKYFALSKEEIENRSLPFSRIGLRKMRELYSCDEIDDMERLMDRSVYRNNDPDQTIESRNARARIKAVRHVIEITTSAAAALFAFMMICDIETANLTHIIEGIRYHADLAEIEAQLAI, from the coding sequence ATGGGCTTTGATGCTACAGTAGCTAAAATAAGAACGGTCTTCGGCTCGGCTCTTACAGAGGCCGATTACCACGAGATGACCAACAGGGCAACTATTGCCGAGCTGTGCGATTACCTCAAGGGTCTTGAACGCTTCCACGGGCTTCTGACTGACGTTGAGCCTTCGACGGTACACAGAGGTTATCTCGAACAGCTTATCAGAAAAGAGAGCTTTATGACCTACCAGAGACTGTTAAGATTCCAGCAGCTCGGCAGGCTGGAGTTTTTCAGGTTCTATACCAAAAAGGCCGAGACGGTGCAGATAATCAGCTTTCTGCATATGTATGAGGCCGGAATGAATGAGGAATACCTCGCATCTGTTCCGGGGTATATCACAGAGTATTCGAGAGTTGATCTTTTGGCGCTCGCAGGGTGTCACAGCTTTGACGAGATACTGAAGGTGCTCAGAAAGACCGAATACTACAAGCCTCTTAAGCGCATAATGCCGTCTGACGGCAGCGAGCCTGAGCTTGCAAAGGCCGAGAGGGCGCTGAGGGTGCATTATTACAATAGTATCCTTGAAAGTGCGAAGAAGGAGCTTTCGGAGGGTGAGTACAAGGAGATAGAAAGGCTCGTCGGAACGGACGCTGACCTTATCAACTACACCAACGCTCACCGTATGAAGAAATACTTCGCCCTGAGCAAGGAGGAGATAGAGAACCGCAGCCTTCCTTTTTCAAGGATAGGGCTTCGGAAGATGCGTGAGCTCTATTCCTGCGACGAGATAGATGATATGGAAAGGCTCATGGACAGGTCGGTCTACCGCAATAATGACCCCGACCAGACTATAGAGTCACGAAACGCCCGTGCAAGGATAAAGGCAGTAAGGCACGTTATCGAGATAACGACATCTGCGGCGGCTGCGCTGTTTGCATTCATGATGATATGCGACATCGAGACTGCGAACCTTACACACATCATAGAGGGTATACGCTACCACGCCGATCTTGCAGAGATAGAGGCACAGCTGGCGATATAG
- a CDS encoding V-type ATPase 116kDa subunit family protein, with amino-acid sequence MATEKMELVNINGRLPQLDEAIEALLLSKSFHIEEGFSHSSGGYKPLNEKNPYSPILKKFTSLCTGLDCEHESGDKERCKLTTAEEFEELYKKIYEHYHKLDTRRSELEGHIAERSEASVQTAHLKGMEEDLSRLFNLEYISIRFGRLPSDNTKKLSYFERNFFFFEFDQDLTYTYGMYVCPKAEKEEIDEIFKTLFFERTMIPDFVKGSAAEAHSELQKQIEQGKKDLELTEEEIRQLSEEYKHELADACEKLRYLKGAFTLRRKAGVLKDKFLIKGFIPAKDKAQLQQAFECCGDVELTFLPPDSDSGCRPPTILKNGFLTRPFRMLVGMYGLPTYGGFDPTAFVAVTYSLLFGIMFGDLGQGFLIALLSIPVGKKLSKDMGGIMLRCGICSMIFGTLYGSVFGLEELLDPVYEEAGIDFLPLKAFESTNFILFTAVGIGIFLIVVSMLINIFTSFARKDIESAVFGCNGICGLVFYGSIVFGVVATMMLDMEVMSGAFVLFLIVIPFLCIFCRVPFAMFVKYRQWKLSEHDDKMTVGGFIVENFFEMFEFVLSYISNTMSFLRVGGFVMSHAGMMLVVMTLMEGMSKVGQPIVFVIGNLFVMAMEGMIVAIQIIRLEFYEIFSRFYLSGGKEYVPITSELLKDDI; translated from the coding sequence TTGGCCACCGAAAAAATGGAGCTTGTGAATATAAACGGCAGGCTGCCGCAGCTCGATGAAGCGATAGAGGCTCTGCTTCTAAGCAAGAGCTTTCATATCGAGGAGGGCTTTTCACATTCGTCGGGAGGCTACAAGCCGCTTAACGAGAAAAACCCGTATTCGCCGATACTGAAAAAATTCACGAGCCTTTGCACAGGGCTTGACTGCGAACACGAGAGCGGTGACAAGGAGCGTTGCAAGCTCACCACCGCAGAGGAGTTCGAGGAGCTCTACAAGAAAATATACGAGCACTACCACAAGCTCGACACAAGAAGGTCTGAGCTCGAAGGGCACATAGCTGAGCGAAGCGAGGCAAGCGTGCAGACAGCTCACCTTAAGGGCATGGAGGAGGATCTTTCAAGGCTCTTCAATCTCGAATACATCAGCATCCGCTTCGGACGGCTGCCGAGCGACAACACAAAGAAGCTAAGCTACTTCGAGAGGAATTTCTTCTTCTTCGAGTTCGACCAGGATCTGACATATACCTACGGTATGTATGTCTGCCCAAAGGCCGAAAAAGAGGAGATAGACGAGATATTCAAGACGCTTTTCTTTGAGCGCACGATGATACCCGACTTTGTAAAGGGCAGTGCTGCCGAGGCTCACAGCGAGCTGCAAAAGCAGATAGAGCAGGGAAAGAAAGACCTGGAGCTCACCGAGGAGGAGATAAGACAGCTCTCCGAGGAATACAAGCACGAGCTTGCCGATGCCTGCGAAAAGCTAAGATACTTAAAGGGCGCTTTCACACTCAGGCGCAAGGCCGGCGTTTTGAAGGACAAGTTCCTTATCAAGGGCTTTATCCCGGCGAAGGACAAGGCGCAGCTGCAGCAGGCATTTGAGTGCTGCGGTGATGTTGAGCTTACATTCCTGCCGCCTGACAGCGACTCGGGGTGCAGGCCGCCTACGATACTCAAAAACGGCTTCCTCACAAGGCCTTTCAGAATGCTTGTGGGAATGTACGGTCTGCCGACCTACGGCGGGTTTGACCCGACAGCGTTCGTGGCAGTTACATACTCGCTGCTGTTCGGTATAATGTTCGGCGATCTTGGCCAGGGCTTTCTGATAGCTCTGCTCTCGATACCGGTAGGAAAGAAACTGAGCAAGGATATGGGCGGCATAATGCTTCGCTGCGGTATCTGCTCGATGATATTCGGCACACTCTACGGCTCGGTGTTCGGTCTGGAAGAACTGCTCGATCCGGTATATGAGGAGGCAGGCATAGACTTCCTGCCGCTAAAGGCGTTTGAGAGTACTAATTTCATACTTTTTACCGCTGTCGGCATCGGTATCTTCCTGATAGTCGTTTCGATGCTGATAAATATATTCACCTCGTTTGCGAGAAAGGATATCGAAAGTGCTGTCTTCGGCTGCAACGGCATCTGCGGTCTTGTCTTCTACGGCTCGATAGTTTTCGGCGTAGTTGCTACAATGATGCTCGATATGGAGGTCATGAGCGGTGCATTCGTGCTGTTTCTGATCGTGATACCTTTCCTGTGCATATTCTGCCGTGTGCCTTTTGCGATGTTCGTAAAGTACAGACAGTGGAAGCTCTCCGAGCATGACGACAAGATGACAGTCGGCGGATTTATAGTTGAGAATTTCTTCGAGATGTTCGAGTTTGTGCTCTCATACATCTCAAACACCATGTCCTTCCTTCGTGTGGGCGGCTTCGTAATGAGCCACGCCGGCATGATGCTCGTGGTAATGACCCTTATGGAGGGCATGAGCAAGGTAGGCCAGCCGATAGTTTTCGTGATAGGAAACCTTTTTGTTATGGCTATGGAGGGCATGATAGTTGCCATTCAGATAATCAGGCTCGAATTCTACGAGATATTCTCCCGCTTCTATCTTAGCGGCGGCAAGGAATATGTCCCGATAACTTCTGAGCTTTTGAAAGACGATATTTGA
- a CDS encoding ATP synthase subunit C, producing the protein MLIFILPLIVVVLLMVPFILMAKRIRNGGSPKKAFIGNLCTFFGVMGLALLLPIGKLVFAAEESGSVTAALSTGAGMGYLGAALAVGLACVGSGIAVSAGASAAIGATSENPDAFVKSLIFVVLGEGIALYGLLIAILIISNVGKAIGI; encoded by the coding sequence ATGTTGATATTCATTTTACCGCTTATCGTAGTAGTGCTGCTGATGGTGCCCTTTATCCTTATGGCTAAGAGGATCAGAAACGGCGGCAGCCCCAAGAAGGCATTCATAGGCAACCTTTGCACATTCTTCGGCGTTATGGGTCTTGCACTTCTTTTACCTATCGGCAAGCTCGTTTTCGCAGCTGAGGAGAGCGGCAGCGTTACAGCAGCCCTCTCAACAGGTGCCGGCATGGGCTACCTCGGCGCAGCGCTTGCAGTAGGTCTTGCCTGCGTAGGCTCGGGTATCGCTGTTTCGGCAGGCGCTTCTGCAGCTATCGGTGCTACGAGCGAGAACCCTGATGCATTCGTTAAGTCACTTATCTTCGTTGTTCTTGGTGAAGGTATCGCTCTTTACGGCCTTCTTATCGCTATCCTTATCATCTCCAACGTTGGTAAGGCAATAGGCATCTGA
- a CDS encoding V-type ATP synthase subunit F, with the protein MKLYLISDNLDTQMGMRLAGIDGVVVHGEQETAEALDAAMERSDVGIILMTPEAVKCCSERVAKYKLERATPLITEIPDRHAQSDVTAAISRYLREAVGV; encoded by the coding sequence ATGAAGCTCTACCTTATAAGTGACAATCTCGATACACAGATGGGTATGCGCCTTGCCGGGATAGACGGTGTGGTGGTACACGGCGAGCAGGAAACTGCCGAGGCTCTCGATGCGGCTATGGAGCGCAGCGATGTGGGCATAATACTTATGACCCCCGAGGCTGTGAAGTGCTGCAGCGAGCGTGTGGCAAAATACAAGCTCGAGCGTGCAACCCCCCTTATAACCGAAATACCCGACAGACACGCACAGAGCGATGTTACTGCGGCTATCAGCAGATATCTGAGAGAAGCAGTCGGCGTCTGA
- a CDS encoding V-type ATP synthase subunit E family protein translates to MTENKRLEAFREAVLGAGRAEAQRITDSAQSEADKYQKKLTDEETVSFARQKSEIEREVSIKVQRESAGAELSAKRSVLLYREKLIEGVFEKAREELVKKAASPEHEKYVFACLEKIKAEFGGMQGVCMLSPAHMSMAGKIKSRFGYECREDARLILGGVMVRFEEEGLLIDRSVDSALAKQRADFAKNNNSISV, encoded by the coding sequence ATGACTGAGAATAAAAGACTTGAAGCCTTCCGTGAGGCGGTGCTCGGTGCAGGCAGGGCTGAGGCTCAAAGGATAACCGACAGCGCCCAGAGCGAGGCAGATAAATACCAAAAAAAGCTCACCGATGAGGAAACTGTCAGCTTTGCAAGACAAAAAAGCGAGATAGAGCGTGAGGTGAGCATAAAGGTGCAGCGTGAGAGCGCAGGTGCCGAGCTTTCGGCAAAGCGTTCGGTGCTGCTCTACCGTGAAAAGCTCATTGAGGGCGTGTTTGAAAAGGCAAGGGAGGAGCTTGTTAAAAAAGCTGCCTCGCCCGAGCACGAGAAATACGTCTTTGCCTGCCTTGAAAAGATAAAGGCTGAGTTTGGCGGTATGCAGGGCGTGTGTATGCTCTCGCCGGCGCATATGTCTATGGCCGGAAAGATAAAAAGCAGATTCGGCTACGAGTGCAGGGAGGACGCAAGACTCATACTCGGCGGTGTTATGGTAAGGTTCGAGGAGGAGGGTCTTCTTATAGACCGCTCGGTAGACTCGGCACTTGCTAAGCAGAGGGCTGATTTTGCAAAGAACAATAACAGCATAAGTGTCTGA
- a CDS encoding V-type ATP synthase subunit A: protein MDVIYSVNGPVVKVKGTKSFSMQEMVYVGSKRLIAEVIGVASDFTTIQVYEGTTGLLPGEPVEGTGSPMSVMLAPGIITNIFDGIERPLNRLEEISGAFLSDGANVELLDTEKEYDTTLTVKVGDSIEPGMCYCTCPESAVVTHKCMLPPLEKGGEVVWVAENGRHKITDEMIKVRDSFGKETAYTMIQKWPIRVPRPCKERLPISKPLITGQRVIDTISPIAKGGTAAIPGGFGTGKTMTQHQLAKWCDADIIIYIGCGERGNEMTQVLTEFSELIDPRTDKPLTDRTMLIANTSNMPVAAREASIYTGITIAEYYRDMGYHIAIMADSTSRWAEALREISGRLEEMPAEEGFPAYLPSRIADFYERAGYVNTLGGDEGSVTIIGAVSPQGSDFSEPVTQNTKRFVRCFLALDKNLAYARHYPAINWNDSYSEYLDDIAQYFTDNVAADYMETRQRISSILSKENELMEIVKLMGSDVLPDDQKILIETARVIRVGFLQQNAFHKDDTYVDLDKQYRMMKIILLLFDKANEAAGRGADVAAIKATGWFEKLIKMKYDIPNDKPQMFDEYSEQLTADLDGLEAQAN from the coding sequence ATGGACGTTATATATTCGGTAAACGGCCCTGTCGTAAAGGTCAAGGGCACAAAGAGCTTTTCTATGCAGGAAATGGTGTATGTCGGCAGCAAGCGCCTTATCGCTGAGGTAATAGGCGTTGCGAGCGACTTTACTACCATTCAGGTATACGAAGGCACAACAGGTCTGCTCCCGGGTGAGCCTGTTGAGGGAACGGGCAGCCCTATGTCGGTAATGCTCGCCCCCGGTATAATAACCAATATCTTTGACGGTATCGAGCGCCCCCTTAACAGACTTGAGGAGATAAGCGGCGCTTTCCTTTCCGACGGCGCAAACGTCGAGCTGCTCGACACCGAAAAGGAATATGACACTACCCTTACCGTAAAGGTCGGCGACAGTATAGAGCCCGGTATGTGCTACTGCACCTGCCCTGAATCAGCTGTTGTTACGCATAAATGTATGCTTCCCCCTCTTGAAAAGGGCGGCGAGGTAGTGTGGGTCGCTGAGAACGGCAGGCACAAGATAACAGATGAGATGATAAAGGTGCGTGACAGCTTCGGCAAGGAGACTGCATACACCATGATACAGAAGTGGCCTATCAGAGTGCCGCGCCCCTGTAAGGAAAGACTGCCTATCTCAAAGCCTCTTATCACCGGCCAGAGAGTCATAGACACCATATCGCCTATAGCAAAGGGCGGTACGGCGGCTATACCTGGCGGCTTCGGTACAGGCAAGACCATGACACAGCACCAGCTCGCAAAATGGTGCGATGCTGATATAATCATATACATAGGCTGCGGCGAGCGTGGCAATGAGATGACACAGGTGCTCACAGAGTTCTCAGAGCTTATCGACCCGAGAACAGACAAGCCCCTTACCGACAGGACGATGCTCATAGCTAACACCTCGAATATGCCTGTTGCTGCCCGTGAAGCGAGCATATACACAGGTATCACCATAGCTGAGTATTACAGAGACATGGGCTATCATATAGCTATCATGGCTGACTCTACATCACGTTGGGCTGAGGCGCTTCGTGAGATATCCGGCCGTCTTGAAGAAATGCCGGCAGAGGAGGGCTTCCCTGCATACCTGCCGTCAAGAATAGCTGACTTCTACGAGCGTGCAGGCTATGTAAATACGCTCGGCGGCGACGAGGGCTCGGTAACTATCATAGGTGCCGTTTCTCCTCAGGGCTCTGACTTCTCTGAGCCTGTAACCCAGAACACAAAGCGTTTTGTAAGATGCTTCCTGGCACTTGATAAGAACCTCGCATATGCAAGACACTACCCGGCTATAAACTGGAACGATTCCTACTCGGAATACCTTGATGATATAGCACAGTATTTCACTGACAACGTGGCTGCTGACTATATGGAGACAAGGCAGCGCATAAGCTCTATACTCTCAAAGGAGAACGAGCTTATGGAGATAGTAAAGCTCATGGGCTCGGACGTTCTGCCTGATGACCAGAAGATACTCATAGAGACTGCAAGAGTAATAAGAGTAGGCTTCTTGCAGCAGAACGCATTCCATAAGGACGACACATATGTTGACCTTGACAAGCAGTATAGAATGATGAAGATAATACTCCTGCTATTTGACAAGGCTAACGAGGCCGCAGGCAGGGGCGCAGATGTCGCAGCTATCAAGGCGACAGGCTGGTTTGAAAAGCTCATCAAGATGAAATACGATATACCCAACGACAAGCCGCAGATGTTTGATGAATATTCAGAGCAGCTCACGGCTGATCTTGACGGATTGGAGGCGCAGGCGAATTGA
- a CDS encoding V-type ATP synthase subunit B — translation MSLKYIGLNEINGPLVALEGVKGIGYDEMAQINLADGTKRLARVVEVSKDKAILQVFEGTRGLSLENTVTEFEGRPMELPLAPEMVGRIFNGAGRPIDGLGEIFPEKSADINGRPINPVSRIYPQNYINTGISSIDALTTLIRGQKLPIFSGSGLSHNKLAVQIVRQAKIADESGKGFAVVFGAMGVKNDVADYFKRCFEETGVLSRVVMFINLSNDPIIERILTPRCALTCAEYLAFEKNMHILCILTDMTSYAEAVREFSSSKGEIPGRKGFPGYLYSDLASMYERAGIVKGSEGSVTQIPILTMPNDDITHPVPDLTGYITEGQIVLDRTLEQEGVYPAVSILPSLSRLMKDGIGEGFTREDHQTCANQLFAAYARVQDAKALASVIGEEELSDSDKAFLHFGRLFEKHFLGQDFNENRSIEQTLDLGWALLSQLPREELDRVDEEHLNKFYDPEALTALGYD, via the coding sequence TTGAGCCTTAAATACATAGGTCTTAATGAGATAAACGGCCCGCTCGTGGCGCTTGAAGGCGTCAAGGGCATAGGCTATGACGAAATGGCACAGATAAACCTTGCAGACGGCACAAAGCGCCTTGCGAGAGTTGTTGAGGTGTCTAAGGACAAGGCTATACTTCAGGTATTCGAGGGCACAAGAGGCCTTTCGCTCGAAAACACTGTAACAGAGTTCGAGGGCAGGCCGATGGAGCTGCCGTTGGCACCTGAGATGGTAGGCCGTATATTCAACGGCGCAGGCCGCCCGATAGACGGTCTGGGCGAGATATTCCCCGAAAAGTCTGCCGACATAAACGGCAGGCCTATAAACCCTGTTTCAAGAATATATCCGCAGAACTATATAAACACAGGCATTTCCTCGATAGATGCGCTGACTACCCTTATCAGAGGGCAGAAACTGCCTATCTTCTCGGGCTCGGGCCTTTCGCACAACAAGCTCGCCGTGCAGATAGTAAGGCAGGCTAAGATCGCTGACGAATCGGGCAAGGGCTTTGCGGTGGTCTTCGGTGCAATGGGCGTTAAAAACGACGTTGCCGACTACTTCAAGCGCTGCTTTGAGGAAACAGGCGTTCTGTCAAGAGTCGTAATGTTCATTAACCTCTCAAACGACCCTATCATCGAGCGTATCTTAACACCGAGATGTGCGCTCACCTGTGCTGAGTATCTTGCATTTGAGAAGAATATGCACATTCTCTGCATACTTACTGATATGACCTCCTACGCCGAGGCTGTCCGTGAGTTTTCCTCGTCAAAGGGCGAGATACCGGGCAGAAAGGGCTTCCCGGGTTATCTTTATTCCGACCTTGCCTCGATGTATGAAAGAGCAGGTATCGTCAAGGGCTCTGAGGGGTCTGTTACGCAGATACCGATACTTACGATGCCTAATGACGATATAACACACCCTGTACCTGACCTTACAGGCTATATCACCGAGGGTCAGATAGTTTTGGACAGAACACTCGAGCAGGAGGGCGTATACCCGGCTGTTTCGATACTTCCGTCGCTTTCACGTCTTATGAAGGACGGCATAGGCGAGGGCTTTACAAGAGAGGATCACCAGACCTGCGCAAACCAGCTCTTTGCGGCATACGCAAGAGTTCAGGACGCAAAGGCTCTTGCTTCAGTTATCGGTGAGGAGGAGCTTTCCGACAGCGACAAGGCGTTCCTGCACTTTGGCAGACTGTTTGAAAAGCACTTCTTAGGTCAGGATTTCAACGAGAACCGATCTATCGAGCAGACGCTCGACCTCGGCTGGGCGCTGCTGTCACAGCTGCCGAGAGAGGAGCTTGACCGTGTTGACGAGGAGCACTTAAACAAGTTCTATGACCCCGAGGCTCTTACAGCACTCGGATACGACTGA
- a CDS encoding V-type ATP synthase subunit D — protein MAQQVFPTKGNLIASKKSLALAKLGYDLLDRKRNILIREIMLLTNEANELKGSIDAAYREAYSALRSANISLGIVSKYAKCVPIDKGLSMTTRSVMGTELVKCELPRRENKLWYGLSQTDSKLDEAFIRFGMVKELTVRLAETENNIYRLSVGIRKTGRRANALKNIMIPKYEEQVRFISSALEEKEREEFSRMKVIKSVKLRKGAAAGQQS, from the coding sequence TTGGCACAGCAGGTATTTCCGACAAAAGGTAATCTTATAGCATCAAAGAAAAGCTTAGCACTTGCAAAGCTCGGGTATGATCTTCTTGACAGAAAAAGAAATATACTTATCCGTGAGATAATGCTGCTGACTAATGAAGCAAACGAGCTCAAGGGCAGTATAGATGCCGCCTACAGGGAGGCATATTCGGCACTGAGGTCTGCGAACATCTCGCTCGGCATCGTCTCGAAGTATGCAAAATGCGTGCCTATCGACAAGGGGCTGTCTATGACGACAAGGAGCGTCATGGGCACAGAGCTCGTAAAATGCGAGCTGCCACGCAGAGAGAACAAGCTCTGGTACGGGCTGTCGCAGACCGATTCAAAGCTTGATGAAGCGTTTATCAGGTTTGGCATGGTCAAGGAACTGACAGTAAGGCTCGCAGAAACGGAAAACAACATTTACCGCTTGTCTGTCGGCATAAGAAAGACCGGCAGGCGTGCAAATGCTCTTAAAAACATAATGATACCCAAATACGAGGAGCAGGTGCGCTTCATTTCCTCGGCACTTGAGGAAAAGGAGAGAGAGGAATTCTCCAGAATGAAGGTAATAAAATCGGTAAAGCTGAGAAAAGGTGCGGCAGCCGGGCAGCAAAGCTGA
- a CDS encoding DUF308 domain-containing protein, producing MFETIKRVFSNYLLLCLLSIVLGIALVIEPTFLTKLVSYILGGISLGFGVYSIVMYFLKEQEGMVFLMIRGLILAFIGVFLIVRPDFIPRMISTAFGIYMLVNGVIGLTNATEIKRSGDAEWQFPMISAGITFVLGFVICINPMLPVKAAMTVLGICLIISGASNLFSSFTSRSKLRKLDRQDDDKDDRHDIIDI from the coding sequence ATGTTTGAAACGATTAAAAGAGTGTTTAGCAATTATCTTTTGCTGTGTCTGCTGAGTATCGTACTCGGCATAGCGCTCGTTATCGAGCCGACATTCCTCACAAAGCTGGTAAGCTATATCCTGGGCGGCATATCGCTCGGCTTTGGCGTATACAGCATAGTCATGTATTTCCTCAAAGAGCAGGAGGGCATGGTCTTTCTGATGATAAGGGGTCTGATACTGGCTTTCATAGGCGTATTTCTGATAGTGCGCCCTGATTTCATACCGAGAATGATATCCACAGCCTTCGGCATATATATGCTTGTAAACGGCGTTATCGGCCTTACAAATGCCACCGAGATAAAGCGCTCGGGCGATGCTGAATGGCAGTTCCCGATGATATCGGCAGGCATCACGTTCGTGCTGGGCTTTGTGATATGCATAAACCCCATGCTGCCGGTCAAGGCCGCAATGACAGTGCTTGGCATATGCCTGATAATCTCAGGTGCGAGCAATCTGTTTTCTTCTTTCACCTCACGCTCGAAGCTCAGAAAGCTCGACCGCCAGGACGATGACAAGGACGACAGGCACGACATTATCGACATCTGA